A window of Rhododendron vialii isolate Sample 1 chromosome 11a, ASM3025357v1 contains these coding sequences:
- the LOC131308123 gene encoding uncharacterized protein LOC131308123 isoform X4, with protein sequence MIHDFEFTPECAIFDLLDIPLYHGWIVDPQDYDTANAIGSKSYNTLMGELVALETNLEGEQKKNSEGDVIDFAAATTATLRVPSPCLSRGRSFDDSPHAVSNHDKERKGDMEEEAELLRVLKLSGAELCIDVQNMSLISNEIAYLKKSELEVLEETLEGDRRDNKSLQNFSSSHDCSALSNCSNEVIAHEAVPEEAACSKTHNHTDQSTSEETGKFVKCKDVVDECSFDISVQNEISLSDSFARDPSSACGNKMHESRTTEYEVEKQLTSSSDMHEPENNKHGGDMAEISKPGAYLDSSNGRRQHIDVPDPFTSSADGSEPIYEGEECILESGTSLIEDREPVYEGEVVLAEQVDKSAGDGGDASCKDEISPRQGELIRNFLKNNASQLTIYGLFSLQDGLKERELCVFFRNNHFSTMFKFDGELYILATDQGYLNQPDLVWEKLNEVNGDTLFMTGDFKEFKVESHANTTWDPQNAMASTADYLASIDISANENSSFNSDLQLAIALQQQEFEQQPPRNVQQPTVTGSSRLVTGPEVPSGRGRGSSLSSRQESKSSREKCIVM encoded by the exons GACTATGATACTGCAAACGCAATTGGATCGAAGTCCTACAATACTCTCATGGGGGAGCTTGTTGCCCTTGAAACAAATTTGGAGGGTGAACagaaaaagaattctgagggAGATGTCATTGATTTTGCTGCTGCAACAACTGCTACTCTACGAGTTCCGTCTCCTTGCCTTTCAAGAGGTAGATCTTTTGATGACTCTCCTCATGCTGTATCTAATCatgataaagaaagaaaaggagatatggaggaagaagcagagctgCTTAGAGTCTTGAAATTGTCCGGGGCTGAATTGTGCATTGATGTACAAAATATGTCGTTAATTTCAAATGAAATTGCATATCTGAAGAAGTCTGAACTTGAAGTTCTTGAAGAAACATTAGAAGGGGACAGAAGAGACAATAAAAGTTTGCAGAATTTTTCATCATCCCACGACTGCAGTGCCTTGAGTAATTGCAGTAATGAGGTGATAGCTCATGAAGCAGTTCCAGAGGAAGCTGCTTGTTCGAAAACTCATAACCACACTGATCAATCAACTTCTGAAGAAACTGGAAAGTTTGTGAAATGTAAAGATGTAGTTGATGAATGCAGTTTTGATATATCGGTCCAGAATGAGATTTCGCTGTCTGATTCTTTTGCACGAGATCCTTCGTCGGCATGTGGAAACAAAATGCATGAATCTAGAACTACGGAATATGAAGTTGAGAAGCAGTTGACTTCCTCATCTGATATGCATGAGCCAGAAAATAATAAACATGGTGGTGACATGGCAGAAATTTCTAAACCTGGTGCATATTTAGATTCTTCCAATGGTAGAAGGCAACATATAGATGTACCTGATCCTTTTACCTCGAGTGCTGATGGCAGTGAGCCTATTTATGAAGGAGAGGAATGTATATTGGAATCAGGAACATCACTTATTGAAGACCGAGAGCCTGTGTATGAAGGCGAGGTGGTTCTTGCAGAACAAGTGGACAAAAGTGCTGGAGATGGTGGTGATGCAAGTTGCAAGGATGAAATTTCTCCAAGACAAG GGGAACTGATCAGGAACTTTCTGAAAAACAATGCCAGTCAGCTGACCATTTATGG CCTGTTTTCCTTACAAGATGGTCTGAAAGAGCGTGAACTTTGTGTCTTTTTCCGCAATAATCACTTCAGCACCATGTTTAAG TTTGATGGTGAATTGTATATTTTGGCTACTGACCAAGGTTACTTAAATCAGCCTGATTTGGTATGGGAAAAGTTAAATGAG GTCAACGGGGATACATTGTTTATGACTGGTGATTTTAAAGAATTCAAGGTAGAAAGTCATGCCAACACAACGTGGGATCCGCAAAATGCCATGGCCAGTACTGCT GACTATCTTGCCAGCATTGACATTTCCGCAAATGAGAATTCAAGTTTCAA TTCTGACCTGCAATTGGCAATTGCTCTTCAGCAACAAGAGTTTGAACAACAGCCACCACGTAATGTGCAGCAACCAACCGTTACTGGCAGTTCAAGGCTGGTCACGGGACCCGAG GTGCCAAGTGGCAGGGGAAGGGGCTCGTCGTTGTCCTCCAGGCAGGAATCAAAGTCATCAAGAGAGAAGTGTATTGTTATGTAA